In Erigeron canadensis isolate Cc75 chromosome 1, C_canadensis_v1, whole genome shotgun sequence, a single window of DNA contains:
- the LOC122586146 gene encoding receptor like protein kinase S.2-like isoform X1, translating to MYFSTVLIVFFIVLDVFVYFLRKHQQVDDDGDQKNTSPSFSSGQRYVHEEDKRERQYSSDAQCRRFSLAEIKLATNDFDEGYAIGKGGFGKVYKGKIGLGEGIDVAIKRSHLDSSQGAAEFWAEIDMLSKFRHSHIVSLLGYCEEPGEGEMILVYEYLPNGSLADHLHKRKGKERNSSPLTWVQRLHICIGAARGLDYLHTGTNVQIRVIHRDVKSSNILLDKNLAAKISDFGISRTSPAYLSGTTTNVFTGQIIGTFGYLDAEYFSTHRLTRKSDVYAFGVVLLEVLCGRPALDFTLDEQQHSLSGWAKQCIREGNIGRIIDPHLRGQVPGNCLKEFGQIAYECLRACAKDRPTMTKVLARLEFVLAWTLRSMQSANNRKHIGRAILIEKAWSLFSIKAPTRVSSDTKKLGQSDDSKEKGVTVEQHDASVLESARESGGVANTHQQVVPPSGETILKEFTFSELQSATRNFGQDMVIGEGGFGRVYKGWLDSVTYEPRRIGDKIAVAIKRSKAESAQGLKEWQAELMFLGRISHPNLVKLFGYCWENRDYFLVYEFVPKGSLENHLFRKGAEPLPWYTRIKIAIGAAQGLAFLHSTENNVICRDLKSSNILLDQDFNAKISDFGLAKLGVLDGSTHVSTAIAGTYGYMAPEYVATGHLYIKSDIYTFGMVMLEIITGLRAFDAARPAKKRYLLEWTRPFLRDKKRLERIMDPRLEHDYPAKGARKVAELITNCVEVDPKNRPSMEEVVSILQGINAIKMKPNQPKSKTNTIHLSQYHHQNHHWSYLSRKQGGIGWSVSSLRSGFRALIGSKHDHAQTATIQTNSEKWGN from the exons ATGTACTTTTCCACAGTTCTAATAGTTTTCTTTATCGTATTAgacgtttttgtttattttttacgGAAACATCAACaggtagatgatgatggtgaccAGAAGAATACATCCCCGTCATTTTCATCAGGTCAACGATATGTACACGAAGAAGATAAGCGCGAGAGGCAATACTCATCTGATGCACAATGTCGCCGTTTTTCACTTGCAGAAATCAAATTGGCAACTAATGATTTTGATGAGGGATATGCCATAGGAAAGGGCGGTTTTGGGAAGGTATACAAAGGTAAAATTGGCTTGGGTGAAGGAATTGATGTTGCCATCAAGAGGTCACATCTTGATTCCAGTCAAGGAGCAGCCGAGTTCTGGGCGGAAATTGACATGCTTTCCAAGTTTCGTCATAGTCATATTGTCTCTCTACTAGGATATTGTGAAGAACCAGGTGAAGGAGAGATGATTCTTGTTTATGAATACCTGCCTAATGGAAGTCTTGCGGATCATTTGCACAAAAGAAAAGGCAAGGAACGTAATTCATCTCCTCTGACCTGGGTTCAGAGGCTCCATATCTGCATAGGTGCTGCTCGTGGGTTGGACTATCTCCATACGGGTACCAATGTTCAAATTAGAGTCATACACCGTGATGTCAAGAGTTCAAATATCTTGCTGGACAAGAATTTGGCAGCTAAGATTTCCGACTTTGGGATATCCAGAACTAGTCCAGCATACCTGTCAGGAACTACTACTAATGTTTTTACGGGTCAGATCATAGGCACATTTGGGTACTTGGATGCCGAGTATTTCTCAACTCATAGACTGACACGTAAGTCTGATGTGTATGCATTTGGTGTGGTCTTATTAGAAGTTTTATGTGGAAGACCTGCTCTGGATTTTACATTGGATGAGCAGCAACACAGCCTGTCTGGATGGGCTAAGCAATGCATCAGAGAAGGTAACATAGGTCGAATTATTGATCCCCATTTAAGGGGGCAAGTACCAGGTAACTGTTTAAAGGAATTTGGGCAAATTGCATACGAGTGCCTCCGTGCTTGTGCAAAGGACCGACCCACAATGACTAAGGTGCTGGCAAGGCTTGAGTTTGTGCTAGCATGGACGTTGCGGAGCATGCAGAGTGCTAATAATCGGAAACACATTGGAAGAGCCATATTAATTGAGAAGGCATGGTCATTGTTTTCAATTAAAGCACCAA CCCGTGTGAGTTCTGATACAAAGAAACTTGGGCAAAGTGATGACAGCAAAGAAAAAGGTGTCACAGTGGAACAACATGATGCCTCAGTGTTGGAAAGTGCCCGTGAGAGTGGTGGTGTTGCAAACACTCACCAGCAGGTGGTTCCACCCAGTGGGGAGACGATCCTGAAAGAGTTCACATTTTCTGAACTACAGAGTGCCACAAGGAATTTTGGGCAGGATATGGTCATTGGAGAGGGTGGTTTTGGGAGGGTTTACAAAGGGTGGCTGGACAGTGTAACATACGAGCCACGAAGGATTGGTGATAAGATTGCCGTGGCCATCAAGAGATCCAAAGCTGAAAGTGCTCAAGGTCTAAAAGAGTGGCAG GCAGAACTGATGTTCTTGGGAAGGATTAGCCACCCAAATCTTGTTAAACTCTTTGGATATTGCTGGGAAAATAGAGATTATTTTCTTGTTTATGAATTTGTGCCAAAAGGAAGCTTAGAAAACCATCTCTTCAGAA AAGGTGCAGAACCACTTCCATGGTATACGAGGATTAAAATTGCTATCGGAGCAGCTCAAGGCCTTGCTTTCTTGCACAGTACAGAAAATAATGTCATTTGTAGGGACTTGAAATCGTCAAATATTTTGTTAGACCAG GATTTTAATGCGAAGATCTCGGATTTTGGACTGGCAAAATTGGGTGTGCTAGATGGGTCGACTCACGTCTCAACAGCCATAGCAGGCACCTATGGTTATATGGCTCCAGAGTATGTTGCTACTG GTCACTTGTATATCAAGAGTGATATTTATACTTTTGGGATGGTGATGTTGGAGATTATAACTGGGCTACGAGCTTTTGATGCTGCACGACCTGCAAAGAAGCGTTACTTGTTGGAGTGGACTAGACCTTTCTTACGTGATAAAAAGAGATTAGAAAGAATTATGGACCCACGATTGGAACATGATTATCCAGCAAAAGGAGCCCGAAAAGTCGCTGAGCTTATCACAAATTGTGTAGAAGTAGATCCCAAGAACCGGCCTTCTATGGAGGAAGTTGTATCAATTTTGCAAGGTATCAATGCAATCAAAATGAAACCAAACCAGCCAAAGTCAAAGACAAACACTATACATCTAAGTCAgtatcatcatcaaaaccacCACTGGTCTTATCTTAGTAGAAAGCAGGGTGGAATAGGTTGGTCTGTTAGTAGTTTGCGATCAGGTTTTAGAGCGCTCATTGGTTCAAAGCACGACCATGCCCAGACAGCAACAATCCAAACCAACTCTGAAAAGTGGGGAAATTGA
- the LOC122585226 gene encoding probable serine/threonine-protein kinase PBL11, whose product MTHMGSDTKKLRQNHDDTKETEKCVTVEQHGASVMESGRDSGGVAHTNQQVVPPSEEMILKEFTFSELQRATRNFGQDMVIGEGGFGRVYKGWLDSDKIAVAIKKSKAESDQGLQEWQAELMYLGKFSHSNLVKLLGYCWVDIDYFLVYEFLPNRSLEDHLFRNGAEPLSWYARINIAIGAAQGLAFLHNTENKIVCRDMRSSKILLDEDFNAKISIYGLAKFGPNNGESHFSTAIASTYGYAAPEYIAKGQFNFKTDVYAFGMVMLEIMTGIRANDGKQHAMKHNLVNWTRPFFLSDKKRVERIMDPELEHDYPAKGARKVIGLITNCVETDPKKRPSMKEVVSVLQGINAIKWKPNRSKTNTRQPRKYCHQNQITQLNPGTVVDTPEEYYLRFPVKNIDDIPDYNEEVGLSIIATVIGFDFDEGWYSFYCRNCSKKVTKNDVDNAVEPFNCDVCGRVSDVYKKTRVVIRVQDETGSSSFILFERHVKDLIHCGKEWLMDKISKDQGRQNIPDEFNTLLNRKFVFKVQISKFNLENKSLAYTVHRLTADESVLDEVFKRSSTYEL is encoded by the exons ATGACACATATGGGTTCTGATACAAAGAAACTAAGGCAAAATCATGATGACACTAAAGAAACAGAAAAATGTGTTACGGTGGAACAACATGGTGCCTCTGTGATGGAAAGTGGCCGTGATAGTGGTGGTGTTGCACACACTAACCAGCAGGTGGTTCCACCAAGTGAAGAGATGATCCTGAAAGAGTTCACATTTTCTGAGCTACAGAGGGCCACAAGGAATTTTGGGCAGGATATGGTGATTGGAGAGGGTGGTTTTGGGAGGGTTTACAAAGGGTGGCTGGACAGCGATAAAATTGCCGTGGCCATTAAGAAATCCAAAGCCGAAAGTGATCAAGGTCTCCAAGAGTGGCAG GCGGAACTGATGTATTTGGGAAAGTTTAGTCACTCAAATCTTGTTAAACTCCTTGGATATTGCTGGGTCGATATAGATTACTTTCTCGTTTATGAATTTCTGCCAAATCGAAGCTTAGAAGACCATCTCTTCAGAA ATGGTGCAGAACCACTTTCATGGTATGCGAGAATTAACATAGCTATCGGAGCAGCTCAAGGCCTTGCGTTCTTGCACAATACAGAAAATAAAATCGTTTGTAGGGACATGAGATCGTCAAAAATTTTGTTAGATGAG GATTTTAATGCAAAGATCTCTATTTATGGGTTAGCGAAGTTTGGTCCGAATAATGGAGAGTCTCACTTCTCAACAGCCATAGCAAGCACATATGGTTATGCAGCTCCTGAGTATATTGCTAAAG GTCAGTTCAATTTCAAGACTGATGTTTATGCGTTTGGGATGGTGATGCTGGAGATTATGACGGGGATTCGAGCTAATGACGGTAAACAACATGCAATGAAGCATAACTTAGTGAACTGGACTAGACCTTTCTTCCTAAGTGATAAGAAGAGAGTAGAAAGAATTATGGACCCAGAGTTAGAACACGACTATCCAGCAAAAGGCGCCCGAAAAGTCATTGGGCTCATCACAAATTGTGTAGAAACAGATCCCAAGAAGCGGCCTTCTATGAAAGAAGTTGTATCGGTTTTGCAAGGTATCAATGCAATCAAATGGAAACCGAACCGGTCAAAGACAAACACTAGACAACCGAGAAAGTATTGTCATCAAAACCAAATAACACAGCTTAACCCCGGTACCGTTGTAGACACTCCAGAGGAATACTACCTCCGTTTTCCAGTAAAAAACATTGATGACATTCCTGATTACAACGAG GAAGTTGGTTTATCCATCATTGCTACTGTTATCGGTTTTGACTTTGATGAAGGCTGGTATTCTTTTTATTGTCGCAATTGTTCAAAAAAAGTGACTAAAAATGACGTTGATAATGCTGTTGAACCCTTCAATTGTGACGTTTGTGGCAGAGTTTCAGATGTATACAAAAA GACCAGGGTCGTAATTCGTGTTCAAGATGAAACCGGGTCTTCTTCCTTCATATTGTTTGAGCGCCATGTAAAAGATCTGATCCATTGCGGTAAAGAATGGTTGATGGATAAAATATCAAAG GATCAAGGACGTCAGAATATCCCCGACGAGTTCAACACATTGCTTAATAGGAAGTTTGTCTTCAAAGTTCAGATCTCCAAGTTTAATCTTGAGAACAAATCTCTCGCTTACACTGTGCATAGATTGACTGCTGATGAAAGTGTACTTGATGAGGTTTTCAAACGGTCATCTACTTATGAACTATAG
- the LOC122584718 gene encoding probable serine/threonine-protein kinase PIX13, producing the protein MGNWHPKFVNNFPNTTKFSITIKPKKKHTISKQQQPPTITDRSPSTTFYDVVLSKGQIVTPNLKIFTYAELKSATKNFRPASILGEGGFGQVFKGWLDGVTYAPSKGGVGIPVAVKKSDSDSFQGLKEWQAEVEFLGKFSHPNLVKLLGYCCEDNKFLLVYEYMEKGSLENHLFKRGTEPLSWETRIKIATGAAHGLAFMHTTERKVIYRDFKSSNILLDGDFNAKLSDFGLAKLGPINGESHVSTIIVGTYGYAAPEYMITGHLYVKSDVYGFGVVMLEMITGLRVLDPSRPSSQINLVDWARSSLTDIKKLRRIMDPRLEHAYPSKAAIKVGELIHNCVDQNPNHRPSMKKVVAVLEEISAIKMNQLNPNTRHTIDPRPKHSSGDHCHEKHHRSPVYGKQM; encoded by the exons ATGGGAAATTGGCATCCAAAGTTTGTTAACAATTTCCCTAACACAACTAAATTTTCAATCACCATTAAACCAAAAAAGAAACACACCATAtctaaacaacaacaaccacccACCATCACCGACCGCAGTCCTTCTACCACTTTTTATGACGTAGTGTTGTCGAAAGGGCAAATAGTAACACCAAATTTGAAAATATTCACTTATGCCGAGCTAAAAAGCGCAACCAAAAACTTTCGGCCAGCCTCTATCCTAGGAGAAGGTGGTTTTGGACAAGTGTTTAAGGGGTGGCTTGACGGTGTCACATATGCTCCGTCTAAGGGTGGTGTTGGAATTCCGGTTGCCGTTAAGAAATCAGATTCCGATAGCTTTCAAGGTCTTAAAGAATGGCAG GCAGAAGTGGAGTTCTTGGGAAAATTTAGCCACCCAAATCTAGTCAAACTTTTGGGATATTGTTGCGAAGATAATAAGTTCCTTCTTGTATATGAGTATATGGAAAAAGGAAGCTTAGAAAACCACCTTTTTAAAA GAGGTACAGAACCACTTTCATGGGAGACAAGGATAAAAATCGCCACAGGAGCGGCTCATGGACTTGCTTTCATGCACACTACCGAAAGAAAAGTCATTTATAGAGATTTTAAATCCTCAAATATCTTATTAGATGGG GATTTTAACGCAAAACTCTCAGACTTTGGGTTAGCAAAGTTAGGTCCCATCAATGGAGAGTCTCACGTCTCAACAATCATAGTAGGCACATATGGTTATGCGGCTCCTGAGTATATGATCACCG GTCACTTATATGTGAAGAGCGACGTTTATGGTTTTGGGGTGGTGATGCTAGAGATGATTACAGGCTTACGTGTACTTGATCCTAGTCGGCCTTCCTCACAAATTAATCTAGTGGATTGGGCTAGAAGTTCCTTGACTGATATTAAGAAACTACGTAGAATCATGGATCCACGGTTAGAACATGCGTATCCATCAAAAGCCGCTATTAAAGTAGGGGAACTCATCCATAATTGTGTTGATCAGAATCCCAATCATCGTCCTTCAATGAAGAAAGTGGTGGCAGTTTTAGAAGAAATCAGCGCGATTAAAATGAATCAACTAAATCCCAATACGAGACACACGATAGACCCTCGACCTAAACATAGTTCAGGTGATCATTGTCATGAGAAACATCACCGGTCTCCTGTCTATGGGAAGCAAATGTGA
- the LOC122586146 gene encoding receptor like protein kinase S.2-like isoform X2, protein MYFSTVLIVFFIVLDVFVYFLRKHQQVDDDGDQKNTSPSFSSGQRYVHEEDKRERQYSSDAQCRRFSLAEIKLATNDFDEGYAIGKGGFGKVYKGKIGLGEGIDVAIKRSHLDSSQGAAEFWAEIDMLSKFRHSHIVSLLGYCEEPGEGEMILVYEYLPNGSLADHLHKRKGKERNSSPLTWVQRLHICIGAARGLDYLHTGTNVQIRVIHRDVKSSNILLDKNLAAKISDFGISRTSPAYLSGTTTNVFTGQIIGTFGYLDAEYFSTHRLTRKSDVYAFGVVLLEVLCGRPALDFTLDEQQHSLSGWAKQCIREGNIGRIIDPHLRGQVPGNCLKEFGQIAYECLRACAKDRPTMTKVLARLEFVLAWTLRSMQSANNRKHIGRAILIEKAWSLFSIKAPTRVSSDTKKLGQSDDSKEKGVTVEQHDASVLESARESGGVANTHQQVVPPSGETILKEFTFSELQSATRNFGQDMVIGEGGFGRVYKGWLDSVTYEPRRIGDKIAVAIKRSKAESAQGLKEWQAELMFLGRISHPNLVKLFGYCWENRDYFLVYEFVPKGSLENHLFRSAEPLPWYTRIKIAIGAAQGLAFLHSTENNVICRDLKSSNILLDQDFNAKISDFGLAKLGVLDGSTHVSTAIAGTYGYMAPEYVATGHLYIKSDIYTFGMVMLEIITGLRAFDAARPAKKRYLLEWTRPFLRDKKRLERIMDPRLEHDYPAKGARKVAELITNCVEVDPKNRPSMEEVVSILQGINAIKMKPNQPKSKTNTIHLSQYHHQNHHWSYLSRKQGGIGWSVSSLRSGFRALIGSKHDHAQTATIQTNSEKWGN, encoded by the exons ATGTACTTTTCCACAGTTCTAATAGTTTTCTTTATCGTATTAgacgtttttgtttattttttacgGAAACATCAACaggtagatgatgatggtgaccAGAAGAATACATCCCCGTCATTTTCATCAGGTCAACGATATGTACACGAAGAAGATAAGCGCGAGAGGCAATACTCATCTGATGCACAATGTCGCCGTTTTTCACTTGCAGAAATCAAATTGGCAACTAATGATTTTGATGAGGGATATGCCATAGGAAAGGGCGGTTTTGGGAAGGTATACAAAGGTAAAATTGGCTTGGGTGAAGGAATTGATGTTGCCATCAAGAGGTCACATCTTGATTCCAGTCAAGGAGCAGCCGAGTTCTGGGCGGAAATTGACATGCTTTCCAAGTTTCGTCATAGTCATATTGTCTCTCTACTAGGATATTGTGAAGAACCAGGTGAAGGAGAGATGATTCTTGTTTATGAATACCTGCCTAATGGAAGTCTTGCGGATCATTTGCACAAAAGAAAAGGCAAGGAACGTAATTCATCTCCTCTGACCTGGGTTCAGAGGCTCCATATCTGCATAGGTGCTGCTCGTGGGTTGGACTATCTCCATACGGGTACCAATGTTCAAATTAGAGTCATACACCGTGATGTCAAGAGTTCAAATATCTTGCTGGACAAGAATTTGGCAGCTAAGATTTCCGACTTTGGGATATCCAGAACTAGTCCAGCATACCTGTCAGGAACTACTACTAATGTTTTTACGGGTCAGATCATAGGCACATTTGGGTACTTGGATGCCGAGTATTTCTCAACTCATAGACTGACACGTAAGTCTGATGTGTATGCATTTGGTGTGGTCTTATTAGAAGTTTTATGTGGAAGACCTGCTCTGGATTTTACATTGGATGAGCAGCAACACAGCCTGTCTGGATGGGCTAAGCAATGCATCAGAGAAGGTAACATAGGTCGAATTATTGATCCCCATTTAAGGGGGCAAGTACCAGGTAACTGTTTAAAGGAATTTGGGCAAATTGCATACGAGTGCCTCCGTGCTTGTGCAAAGGACCGACCCACAATGACTAAGGTGCTGGCAAGGCTTGAGTTTGTGCTAGCATGGACGTTGCGGAGCATGCAGAGTGCTAATAATCGGAAACACATTGGAAGAGCCATATTAATTGAGAAGGCATGGTCATTGTTTTCAATTAAAGCACCAA CCCGTGTGAGTTCTGATACAAAGAAACTTGGGCAAAGTGATGACAGCAAAGAAAAAGGTGTCACAGTGGAACAACATGATGCCTCAGTGTTGGAAAGTGCCCGTGAGAGTGGTGGTGTTGCAAACACTCACCAGCAGGTGGTTCCACCCAGTGGGGAGACGATCCTGAAAGAGTTCACATTTTCTGAACTACAGAGTGCCACAAGGAATTTTGGGCAGGATATGGTCATTGGAGAGGGTGGTTTTGGGAGGGTTTACAAAGGGTGGCTGGACAGTGTAACATACGAGCCACGAAGGATTGGTGATAAGATTGCCGTGGCCATCAAGAGATCCAAAGCTGAAAGTGCTCAAGGTCTAAAAGAGTGGCAG GCAGAACTGATGTTCTTGGGAAGGATTAGCCACCCAAATCTTGTTAAACTCTTTGGATATTGCTGGGAAAATAGAGATTATTTTCTTGTTTATGAATTTGTGCCAAAAGGAAGCTTAGAAAACCATCTCTTCAGAA GTGCAGAACCACTTCCATGGTATACGAGGATTAAAATTGCTATCGGAGCAGCTCAAGGCCTTGCTTTCTTGCACAGTACAGAAAATAATGTCATTTGTAGGGACTTGAAATCGTCAAATATTTTGTTAGACCAG GATTTTAATGCGAAGATCTCGGATTTTGGACTGGCAAAATTGGGTGTGCTAGATGGGTCGACTCACGTCTCAACAGCCATAGCAGGCACCTATGGTTATATGGCTCCAGAGTATGTTGCTACTG GTCACTTGTATATCAAGAGTGATATTTATACTTTTGGGATGGTGATGTTGGAGATTATAACTGGGCTACGAGCTTTTGATGCTGCACGACCTGCAAAGAAGCGTTACTTGTTGGAGTGGACTAGACCTTTCTTACGTGATAAAAAGAGATTAGAAAGAATTATGGACCCACGATTGGAACATGATTATCCAGCAAAAGGAGCCCGAAAAGTCGCTGAGCTTATCACAAATTGTGTAGAAGTAGATCCCAAGAACCGGCCTTCTATGGAGGAAGTTGTATCAATTTTGCAAGGTATCAATGCAATCAAAATGAAACCAAACCAGCCAAAGTCAAAGACAAACACTATACATCTAAGTCAgtatcatcatcaaaaccacCACTGGTCTTATCTTAGTAGAAAGCAGGGTGGAATAGGTTGGTCTGTTAGTAGTTTGCGATCAGGTTTTAGAGCGCTCATTGGTTCAAAGCACGACCATGCCCAGACAGCAACAATCCAAACCAACTCTGAAAAGTGGGGAAATTGA